Within bacterium, the genomic segment CCACTTCTACGTTCAGATGGACGTGCGCACCGATGCGCTGCGCGAGCAGCGGGATCGCACGAATCAGGAGTCGGGAGACAAGCGACCTCGCCTTACGTACACGCACCTCATGATGAAGGCGGTTGCCGTTGCGCTCGAGAACAAGCCGGAGGTCAATGCGACGTTCCGACCGGAAGAGAATGACATCGCCCTTTACGAGGGGGTCAACATCGGTCTCGCCGTAGATGTGCAGGATGAGCTGGTTGCGCCGACGGTCAAGAACTGTCAGGGCAAGAACGTCTTTCGCCTGGCCGAGGATGCCAACGCGTTGATTCAGCGGGCGCGCATGCGCAAGCTACAGCCATCGGACTATGCTGATGGGACTTTTACGATCTCGAACCTGGGCATGTTCGGTGTGGACCGCTTCTACGCGATCATCACGCCGCCGCAGAGTTCGATTCTGGCCGTCAGTACGATCTCGCAGCGCCCGATCGTCGTCGACGGTGAGATCGCGATCGGGTCGATGACGACACTGGGCCTTTCGGTGGACCACCGTGTTGTCGATGGCGTGAAAGCGGCGCAATTCCTCGGTGAGATTCGCAAGCTCCTGGAATCTCCGGAGGAGCTGATCCGCGATGCAAGCGGTTTCTGAAGCCGGAATCGAGATTCTCAAGCCGGGTCGGCTTTCGTATGGTGAAGGACTGCGTCTGCAAGAGCAGTTGCGCGGCGAGCGTCGCGAAGGCCACATCGGTGACACGGTGCTCTTGCTCGAGCATCCCGATGTGATCACGTTCGGTCGCGGTGCGCGGCCGGGCAACTCTTCTCCGGACGATCAACTCAAAGCAGCTGGCTACGAGGTCTACCACGTGAACCGCGGTGGCGACGTGACCTGGCACGGGCCGGGCCAGCTCATCGGGTATCCGATCCTCGATCTCGAACACCGCGGTGCAGATGTACACATCTACCTGCGAGAACTCGAGGGCGTGCTGATCGACACTCTCGCCGATTTCCGCCTGAATGCGCGACGACGCGAAGGCTACGCGGGAGTCTGGATGGACGAGAACCGGAAGATCGCATCGATAGGTGTGGGTGTGCGTGGCTGGCTCACGATGCACGGCTTCGCTTTGAATGTGTGTTGCAATCTGTCTCGCTTCGACGCGATCATTCCCTGCGGGTTGCAGGGAGTCCAGATGACCAGCATGGAAGTCGAACTCGGTCGATCCGTCCGTCTGGCCGAGGTCGAAGAGCGGATCGAGTTCCATCTGCGAAAGTGTTTTGCATGAGTGATCTCCTACAGATAGACGGAAGTGACGCCGGACCCGAGCGCCCGGACCGCCGGGCGGATCGGCCGTCCTGGCTCAAGGTGCGTTACCGGCAGAATCCGGAACTCGAGGCGTTGTTCGATCTGGTTCGGGACAAGCATCTGAATACCGTCTGCCAGTCGGCGGCCTGCCCAAACGTGGGTGAGTGCTGGGCGCAGGGAACGGCGACCTTCATGCTCAGCGGCAATCTGTGCACCCGCGCCTGCGGGTTCTGCGATATCCAGACCGGTCGACCCGAGGCACTGGATCCAGAGGAGCCAGCGCGCGTCGCCGATGCCGTCGCGAGCCTGGGCCTGCGCTTTGCGGTGCTGACGGCCGTCGCTCGGGATGACCTGGCCGACGGCGGGGCGGCGCAATTTGCTGCCACTCTGGTAGCGATTCGCGAATCTTCGCCCCAATGTCGGGTTGAAGTCC encodes:
- the lipB gene encoding lipoyl(octanoyl) transferase LipB, which produces MQAVSEAGIEILKPGRLSYGEGLRLQEQLRGERREGHIGDTVLLLEHPDVITFGRGARPGNSSPDDQLKAAGYEVYHVNRGGDVTWHGPGQLIGYPILDLEHRGADVHIYLRELEGVLIDTLADFRLNARRREGYAGVWMDENRKIASIGVGVRGWLTMHGFALNVCCNLSRFDAIIPCGLQGVQMTSMEVELGRSVRLAEVEERIEFHLRKCFA